Proteins co-encoded in one Odontesthes bonariensis isolate fOdoBon6 chromosome 24, fOdoBon6.hap1, whole genome shotgun sequence genomic window:
- the akap12b gene encoding A-kinase anchor protein 12b isoform X2 produces MLGTITLTVGQPDGVSVAQKEEAPETTDTIPDEVTPQVNGEKVDKESPDANDISIVEEKATDEKPDDASEVGFKKIFTIVGLKFTVKKDKSDEMDPVKLLTVKDKDGEEVSETEEPAKNQEAATAEKNTPEEKKADTEAEVTKDTAETADGASAEASSEGVKEEGAEKESEAIPAPKETGMSPFRKLFFVGLFSNLRKKSSVKKTKEEEEKEAALKEETAKTEETAVEENEEKDVGEKETKGEKDVAEKETKEEKNLTEKETKEEKDVKEQETKEETAVIEQEKKEESTLPSEEKKEEKTVSELDTKKEASESPVEEKSEPKEQAPTTPEETKSNASPEVTVDTPVPTKSTTDETKQEDQKAEAGAEEKSPVEVSSEAELLSSQEKTKAHGSPLKKLFTGAGLKKLSTKRQKNKKDSESKLTDSGEHAAEQLQSSTESEEAPKADSGPSSPEASGGHSNSVEVNQNQETEGEVASDGEKKKDGVIASFKKLVTPKKHVKRSSDSEDEGTNDKPTKSATLSSSESAPLADKSVEEEETKEEKPSEEEPKTENTEKLTSSTEETKKKMDTSVSWEALMCMGGPKKRTRRTSDSDDEETKVEEEEPEAAAEGEEQEGKNETDDGTSQNPEGEGEGAPEPAPEPVSAPHVRESPWSVLKRLVISKNKAKDEEKPEGSSDQVLSDTEAPKDESSFSLRKFFPGRRKKVVEKQASVELGAEEDSDTPAVVPLSEYDDQAETGQEASSELAAVQSKVSSEDRSPSWIPAIIEDADDKLDQLSDIPEEAENVATPKSVDTDIAEDEGLVTPPKRTGRRLSIAEVKPIVPTTSGATCPVPKEPGIETAKEIIGGIEAQITEIPPQICVTLEDVPIFAASQQTEDELQTEYSKPNTNIILEPHVRGEAMAFCTGLGTKEIAKVALEEPVDPIVESMTIVTDSLGTEVAVEEKPIDPEEADVTEDPVLKAHVHEIQTLELEPITENIVCEVIAIQSASENYEPEIEKVGVVSTEHSEVIQPTTVKENSPKAVIVDPIAPTLETAVCTQTVEVSEVTVETKDMEVNVEQLNAVVENTPAKEVTSVVAEEESLIVSNNKKTTNTKGTETAIPGVAPSEETAVITETVVLVAPDSGENNQQATNASVSEPVGVEIQKQKAKENGSAKDEMIIEQACEKMEKVKEEGREDSEIETQSAVIAQTVIQDAVDKVSEDVPKPQKSAKQIATIPKPIQATATTEKEIVTENDQLVVNDTPVPVICEKPVKKAPQILCVAMEVIESVPIEITETLEEEEQQSKGLKKAKEVEASGEIVIEEEVTKIMAESEDQKTTNMSEENDQKDLEIHMPVQVVLHAAEVIEDPPVEVETLAGYGNSNATAENPTRQNKLSVLSEEPQETAAAPSKDTEETEKKQSAKCAQVMAQVIEVIEEAVKEIEPLSTELTAAS; encoded by the exons ATGCTTGGAACAATTACTTTAACAG TTGGCCAACCAGATGGTGTATCTGTGGCTCAGAAGGAAGAGGCTCCTGAGACCACTGACACTATCCCAGACGAAGTGACTCCACAAGTAAACGGCGAAAAAGTGGATAAAGAGTCTCCTGACGCAAATGATATATCCATCGTTGAAGAGAAGGCAACTGATGAAAAACCTGATGATGCAAGTGAAGTTGGCTTCAAGAAGATTTTCACCATTGTGGGCTTGAAATTCACAGTGAAGAAGGACAAAAGTGACGAAATGGACCCTGTGAAGCTACTCACAGTCAAAGACAAAGATGGAGAGGAAGTCAGTGAGACTGAGGAACCCGCAAAGAACCAGGAGGCTGCCACTGCTGAAAAGAACACCCCTGAAGAAAAGAAGGCTGACACTGAGGCAGAGGTCACTAAAGATACAGCTGAGACCGCAGATGGTGCTTCTGCCGAAGCCTCCAGTGAAGGAGTCAAGGAGGAAGGAGCTGAAAAGGAAAGTGAAGCCATTCCTGCTCCCAAGGAGACTGGTATGTCGCCGTTTAGGAAGCTTTTCTTTGTCGGACTCTTCTCAAACCTGCGGAAAAAAAGCAGCGTCAAGAAGacaaaagaggaggaggaaaaggaggctGCTTTAAAAGAGGAGACAGCTAAGACAGAAGAAACTGCTGTTGAggaaaatgaggaaaaagatgtgggagagaaggaaacaaagggggaaaaagatgttgcagagaaggaaacaaaagaggaaaaaaatttgacagagaaggaaacgaaggaggagaaagatgtgaaagagCAGGAAACAAAAGAGGAAACCGCTGTGatagaacaggaaaaaaaggaggaaagtaCTTTGCCCAGTgaagagaaaaaggaggagaaaacTGTGTCTGAGCTGGATACCAAGAAGGAGGCATCAGAGAGTCCTGTAGAGGAAAAATCTGAGCCAAAGGAGCAGGCACCAACCACTCCAGAGGAAACAAAATCAAATGCTTCCCCAGAGGTCACTGTTGACACCCCTGTACCTACAAAAAGTACTACTGATGAAACCAAACAAGAAGACCAAAAGGCAGAAGCCGGTGCAGAAGAGAAGAGTCCAGTGGAGGTGTCCTCTGAGGCTGAGCTACTATCTTCACAGGAGAAGACAAAGGCCCACGGAAGTCCCCTTAAAAAGCTCTTCACTGGAGCTGGCCTGAAGAAGCTCTCCactaagagacagaaaaacaagaaagattCTGAGTCCAAGCTCACCGATTCTGGGGAGCACGCAGCTGAGCAACTCCAGTCCTCCACAGAGTCAGAAGAGGCTCCTAAAGCTGACAGTGGGCCTTCATCTCCAGAAGCATCAGGGGGACACAGTAATTCTGTGGAAGTGAATCAGAACCAAGAAACTGAAGGTGAAGTTGCCTCTGATGGTGAGAAGAAGAAGGACGGTGTCATTGCCTCCTTTAAGAAACTTGTGACTCCTAAGAAGCATGTTAAAAGATCCTCTGATAGTGAAGATGAAGGCACAAATGACAAACCCACAAAGTCTGCCACACTGTCATCTTCCGAGAGTGCTCCATTAGCAGATAAGAGTGTTGAGGAAGAGGAGACTAAGGAGGAGAAGCCCTCTGAAGAAGAGCCAAAAACTGAAAACACAGAGAAACTTACCAGCAGCACAGAGGAGACCAAGAAGAAAATGGACACTTCTGTTTCCTGGGAGGCTCTTATGTGTATGGGTGGGCCCAAAAAGAGGACAAGGAGGACCTCTGATTCTGATGATGAGGAAACCAAGGTTGAAGAGGAGGAgccagaagcagcagcagaagggGAAGAACAAGAGGGTAAAAACGAGACTGACGATGGTACTTCCCAAAATCCTGAGGGTGAGGGAGAAGGTGCTCCTGAACCTGCACCTGAGCCAGTGAGTGCACCACATGTGAGAGAGTCCCCCTGGAGCGTACTGAAACGTTTAGTTATTTCAAAAAATAAGGCCAAAGATGAGGAAAAGCCAGAGGGGTCTTCTGACCAAGTCCTGTCAGACACCGAGGCACCAAAAGATGAATCATCTTTCTCTCTAAGAAAGTTCTTCCCAGGACGCAGGAAGAAGGTGGTTGAAAAACAAGCTTCGGTCGAGCTCGGAGCTGAGGAGGACTCTGACACCCCTGCTGTGGTTCCTCTCTCAGAGTATGACGATCAAGCTGAAACAGGTCAGGAAGCATCATCAGAACTAGCTGCAGTTCAGAGCAAAGTATCTTCTGAAGATAGATCCCCGTCGTGGATCCCAGCCATCATTGAAGATGCAGATGATAAACTTGATCAGCTGAGTGATATCCCAGAGGAGGCGGAAAATGTGGCCACACCAAAGTCTGTTGACACCGACATTGCAGAAGATGAAGGCCTGGTTACACCACCTAAACGTACAGGACGCAGACTGTCCATTGCAGAAGTCAAGCCCATCGTCCCAACAACTTCTGGTGCCACCTGCCCTGTTCCTAAGGAACCCGGTATTGAAACCGCAAAAGAAATTATAGGCGGCATTGAGGCCCAAATCACTGAAATTCCACCCCAGATATGTGTGACTCTTGAGGATGTACCGATATTTGCAGCAAGTCAACAAACAGAAGATGAACTCCAAACAGAGTATTCCAAGCCCAACACGAATATCATCCTAGAGCCACACGTACGTGGTGAGGCCATGGCCTTCTGTACCGGCCTGGGCACCAAGGAGATCGCCAAAGTGGCTTTGGAGGAGCCTGTTGATCCAATTGTAGAGAGTATGACTATAGTCACTGATAGTCTGGGAACAGAAGTTGCTGTGGAGGAGAAGCCAATAGATCCAGAGGAAGCAGATGTTACAGAAGACCCGGTGCTCAAGGCTCACGTACATGAGATACAAACCCTTGAGCTTGAGCCTATTACCGAAAACATTGTGTGTGAAGTTATAGCAATTCAATCTGCCAGTGAAAATTATGAACCTGAGATCGAGAAGGTTGGAGTTGTCAGCACTGAACACTCTGAGGTTATTCAGCCCACCACAGTGAAGGAGAATTCACCTAAAGCTGTAATAGTTGATCCTATTGCGCCGACTCTTGAAACAGCTGTGTGCACACAGACTGTAGAAGTTTCTGAGGTGACTGTGGAGACCAAGGACATGGAGGTGAACGTGGAACAGCTTAATGCAGTTGTAGAAAACACCCCTGCAAAAGAGGTGACTAGTGTTGTGGCTGAGGAGGAATCTCTCATCGTaagtaacaataaaaaaacCACCAACACAAAGGGGACTGAAACAGCCATTCCTGGGGTTGCACCAAGTGAGGAAACCGCAGTTATTACAGAGACAGTAGTTCTTGTAGCTCCAGATAGTGGCGAAAATAACCAACAAGCAACAAACGCTTCAGTGTCAGAACCTGTTGGTGTGGAAATCCAGAAGCAGAAAGCTAAGGAGAACGGTTCTGCTAAAGACGAAATGATCATTGAGCAGGCCTGCGAGAAGATGGAAAAAGTTAAAGAAGAGGGCCGTGAAGACAGTGAAATCGAGACTCAGAGTGCGGTCATTGCCCAAACTGTCATTCAGGATGCTGTAGATAAAGTTTCAGAAGATGTGCCAAAACCCCAAAAGTCTGCCAAGCAAATAGCCACTATTCCAAAACCAATCCAGGCAACAGCAACAACAGAGAAAGAAATTGTCACCGAAAACGATCAGCTTGTTGTCAATGACACGCCTGTTCCTGTTATCTGTGAAAAACCGGTGAAAAAGGCCCCTCAGATACTCTGTGTTGCTATGGAGGTCATTGAGTCAGTACCAATAGAGATCACAGAGACTTTGGAAGAGGAGGAACAACAAAGCAAAGGTTTGAAGAAAGCCAAGGAGGTAGAAGCAAGTGGAGAAATTGTCATTGAGGAAGAAGTAACAAAGATCATGGCAGAGAGTGAAGACCAGAAAACAACTAACATGTCAGAGGAGAACGACCAGAAAGATCTTGAGATCCACATGCCAGTCCAGGTGGTCCTGCACGCAGCAGAGGTGATTGAGGACCCACCAGTGGAAGTGGAAACTCTGGCAGGGTATGGTAACAGCAATGCAACAGCTGAGAATCCAACGAGACAAAACAAGCTCTCAGTTCTGTCAGAGGAACCTCAAGAGACAGCTGCTGCTCCCAGCAAAGACACAGAAGAGACGGAGAAGAAACAATCAGCAAAGTGTGCGCAAGTGATGGCGCAAGTGATCGAGGTGATTGAGGAGGCCGTGAAGGAGATTGAGCCTCTGTCCACAGAGCTCACAGCAGCATCATGA
- the akap12b gene encoding A-kinase anchor protein 12b isoform X1 — MGAQSSAQRDGKSQEDASASASAGEMSAEVKVIQEGGGVPDSKPLEKNGQISSLTSLNGHSEDNTLAEVGQPDGVSVAQKEEAPETTDTIPDEVTPQVNGEKVDKESPDANDISIVEEKATDEKPDDASEVGFKKIFTIVGLKFTVKKDKSDEMDPVKLLTVKDKDGEEVSETEEPAKNQEAATAEKNTPEEKKADTEAEVTKDTAETADGASAEASSEGVKEEGAEKESEAIPAPKETGMSPFRKLFFVGLFSNLRKKSSVKKTKEEEEKEAALKEETAKTEETAVEENEEKDVGEKETKGEKDVAEKETKEEKNLTEKETKEEKDVKEQETKEETAVIEQEKKEESTLPSEEKKEEKTVSELDTKKEASESPVEEKSEPKEQAPTTPEETKSNASPEVTVDTPVPTKSTTDETKQEDQKAEAGAEEKSPVEVSSEAELLSSQEKTKAHGSPLKKLFTGAGLKKLSTKRQKNKKDSESKLTDSGEHAAEQLQSSTESEEAPKADSGPSSPEASGGHSNSVEVNQNQETEGEVASDGEKKKDGVIASFKKLVTPKKHVKRSSDSEDEGTNDKPTKSATLSSSESAPLADKSVEEEETKEEKPSEEEPKTENTEKLTSSTEETKKKMDTSVSWEALMCMGGPKKRTRRTSDSDDEETKVEEEEPEAAAEGEEQEGKNETDDGTSQNPEGEGEGAPEPAPEPVSAPHVRESPWSVLKRLVISKNKAKDEEKPEGSSDQVLSDTEAPKDESSFSLRKFFPGRRKKVVEKQASVELGAEEDSDTPAVVPLSEYDDQAETGQEASSELAAVQSKVSSEDRSPSWIPAIIEDADDKLDQLSDIPEEAENVATPKSVDTDIAEDEGLVTPPKRTGRRLSIAEVKPIVPTTSGATCPVPKEPGIETAKEIIGGIEAQITEIPPQICVTLEDVPIFAASQQTEDELQTEYSKPNTNIILEPHVRGEAMAFCTGLGTKEIAKVALEEPVDPIVESMTIVTDSLGTEVAVEEKPIDPEEADVTEDPVLKAHVHEIQTLELEPITENIVCEVIAIQSASENYEPEIEKVGVVSTEHSEVIQPTTVKENSPKAVIVDPIAPTLETAVCTQTVEVSEVTVETKDMEVNVEQLNAVVENTPAKEVTSVVAEEESLIVSNNKKTTNTKGTETAIPGVAPSEETAVITETVVLVAPDSGENNQQATNASVSEPVGVEIQKQKAKENGSAKDEMIIEQACEKMEKVKEEGREDSEIETQSAVIAQTVIQDAVDKVSEDVPKPQKSAKQIATIPKPIQATATTEKEIVTENDQLVVNDTPVPVICEKPVKKAPQILCVAMEVIESVPIEITETLEEEEQQSKGLKKAKEVEASGEIVIEEEVTKIMAESEDQKTTNMSEENDQKDLEIHMPVQVVLHAAEVIEDPPVEVETLAGYGNSNATAENPTRQNKLSVLSEEPQETAAAPSKDTEETEKKQSAKCAQVMAQVIEVIEEAVKEIEPLSTELTAAS; from the coding sequence TTGGCCAACCAGATGGTGTATCTGTGGCTCAGAAGGAAGAGGCTCCTGAGACCACTGACACTATCCCAGACGAAGTGACTCCACAAGTAAACGGCGAAAAAGTGGATAAAGAGTCTCCTGACGCAAATGATATATCCATCGTTGAAGAGAAGGCAACTGATGAAAAACCTGATGATGCAAGTGAAGTTGGCTTCAAGAAGATTTTCACCATTGTGGGCTTGAAATTCACAGTGAAGAAGGACAAAAGTGACGAAATGGACCCTGTGAAGCTACTCACAGTCAAAGACAAAGATGGAGAGGAAGTCAGTGAGACTGAGGAACCCGCAAAGAACCAGGAGGCTGCCACTGCTGAAAAGAACACCCCTGAAGAAAAGAAGGCTGACACTGAGGCAGAGGTCACTAAAGATACAGCTGAGACCGCAGATGGTGCTTCTGCCGAAGCCTCCAGTGAAGGAGTCAAGGAGGAAGGAGCTGAAAAGGAAAGTGAAGCCATTCCTGCTCCCAAGGAGACTGGTATGTCGCCGTTTAGGAAGCTTTTCTTTGTCGGACTCTTCTCAAACCTGCGGAAAAAAAGCAGCGTCAAGAAGacaaaagaggaggaggaaaaggaggctGCTTTAAAAGAGGAGACAGCTAAGACAGAAGAAACTGCTGTTGAggaaaatgaggaaaaagatgtgggagagaaggaaacaaagggggaaaaagatgttgcagagaaggaaacaaaagaggaaaaaaatttgacagagaaggaaacgaaggaggagaaagatgtgaaagagCAGGAAACAAAAGAGGAAACCGCTGTGatagaacaggaaaaaaaggaggaaagtaCTTTGCCCAGTgaagagaaaaaggaggagaaaacTGTGTCTGAGCTGGATACCAAGAAGGAGGCATCAGAGAGTCCTGTAGAGGAAAAATCTGAGCCAAAGGAGCAGGCACCAACCACTCCAGAGGAAACAAAATCAAATGCTTCCCCAGAGGTCACTGTTGACACCCCTGTACCTACAAAAAGTACTACTGATGAAACCAAACAAGAAGACCAAAAGGCAGAAGCCGGTGCAGAAGAGAAGAGTCCAGTGGAGGTGTCCTCTGAGGCTGAGCTACTATCTTCACAGGAGAAGACAAAGGCCCACGGAAGTCCCCTTAAAAAGCTCTTCACTGGAGCTGGCCTGAAGAAGCTCTCCactaagagacagaaaaacaagaaagattCTGAGTCCAAGCTCACCGATTCTGGGGAGCACGCAGCTGAGCAACTCCAGTCCTCCACAGAGTCAGAAGAGGCTCCTAAAGCTGACAGTGGGCCTTCATCTCCAGAAGCATCAGGGGGACACAGTAATTCTGTGGAAGTGAATCAGAACCAAGAAACTGAAGGTGAAGTTGCCTCTGATGGTGAGAAGAAGAAGGACGGTGTCATTGCCTCCTTTAAGAAACTTGTGACTCCTAAGAAGCATGTTAAAAGATCCTCTGATAGTGAAGATGAAGGCACAAATGACAAACCCACAAAGTCTGCCACACTGTCATCTTCCGAGAGTGCTCCATTAGCAGATAAGAGTGTTGAGGAAGAGGAGACTAAGGAGGAGAAGCCCTCTGAAGAAGAGCCAAAAACTGAAAACACAGAGAAACTTACCAGCAGCACAGAGGAGACCAAGAAGAAAATGGACACTTCTGTTTCCTGGGAGGCTCTTATGTGTATGGGTGGGCCCAAAAAGAGGACAAGGAGGACCTCTGATTCTGATGATGAGGAAACCAAGGTTGAAGAGGAGGAgccagaagcagcagcagaagggGAAGAACAAGAGGGTAAAAACGAGACTGACGATGGTACTTCCCAAAATCCTGAGGGTGAGGGAGAAGGTGCTCCTGAACCTGCACCTGAGCCAGTGAGTGCACCACATGTGAGAGAGTCCCCCTGGAGCGTACTGAAACGTTTAGTTATTTCAAAAAATAAGGCCAAAGATGAGGAAAAGCCAGAGGGGTCTTCTGACCAAGTCCTGTCAGACACCGAGGCACCAAAAGATGAATCATCTTTCTCTCTAAGAAAGTTCTTCCCAGGACGCAGGAAGAAGGTGGTTGAAAAACAAGCTTCGGTCGAGCTCGGAGCTGAGGAGGACTCTGACACCCCTGCTGTGGTTCCTCTCTCAGAGTATGACGATCAAGCTGAAACAGGTCAGGAAGCATCATCAGAACTAGCTGCAGTTCAGAGCAAAGTATCTTCTGAAGATAGATCCCCGTCGTGGATCCCAGCCATCATTGAAGATGCAGATGATAAACTTGATCAGCTGAGTGATATCCCAGAGGAGGCGGAAAATGTGGCCACACCAAAGTCTGTTGACACCGACATTGCAGAAGATGAAGGCCTGGTTACACCACCTAAACGTACAGGACGCAGACTGTCCATTGCAGAAGTCAAGCCCATCGTCCCAACAACTTCTGGTGCCACCTGCCCTGTTCCTAAGGAACCCGGTATTGAAACCGCAAAAGAAATTATAGGCGGCATTGAGGCCCAAATCACTGAAATTCCACCCCAGATATGTGTGACTCTTGAGGATGTACCGATATTTGCAGCAAGTCAACAAACAGAAGATGAACTCCAAACAGAGTATTCCAAGCCCAACACGAATATCATCCTAGAGCCACACGTACGTGGTGAGGCCATGGCCTTCTGTACCGGCCTGGGCACCAAGGAGATCGCCAAAGTGGCTTTGGAGGAGCCTGTTGATCCAATTGTAGAGAGTATGACTATAGTCACTGATAGTCTGGGAACAGAAGTTGCTGTGGAGGAGAAGCCAATAGATCCAGAGGAAGCAGATGTTACAGAAGACCCGGTGCTCAAGGCTCACGTACATGAGATACAAACCCTTGAGCTTGAGCCTATTACCGAAAACATTGTGTGTGAAGTTATAGCAATTCAATCTGCCAGTGAAAATTATGAACCTGAGATCGAGAAGGTTGGAGTTGTCAGCACTGAACACTCTGAGGTTATTCAGCCCACCACAGTGAAGGAGAATTCACCTAAAGCTGTAATAGTTGATCCTATTGCGCCGACTCTTGAAACAGCTGTGTGCACACAGACTGTAGAAGTTTCTGAGGTGACTGTGGAGACCAAGGACATGGAGGTGAACGTGGAACAGCTTAATGCAGTTGTAGAAAACACCCCTGCAAAAGAGGTGACTAGTGTTGTGGCTGAGGAGGAATCTCTCATCGTaagtaacaataaaaaaacCACCAACACAAAGGGGACTGAAACAGCCATTCCTGGGGTTGCACCAAGTGAGGAAACCGCAGTTATTACAGAGACAGTAGTTCTTGTAGCTCCAGATAGTGGCGAAAATAACCAACAAGCAACAAACGCTTCAGTGTCAGAACCTGTTGGTGTGGAAATCCAGAAGCAGAAAGCTAAGGAGAACGGTTCTGCTAAAGACGAAATGATCATTGAGCAGGCCTGCGAGAAGATGGAAAAAGTTAAAGAAGAGGGCCGTGAAGACAGTGAAATCGAGACTCAGAGTGCGGTCATTGCCCAAACTGTCATTCAGGATGCTGTAGATAAAGTTTCAGAAGATGTGCCAAAACCCCAAAAGTCTGCCAAGCAAATAGCCACTATTCCAAAACCAATCCAGGCAACAGCAACAACAGAGAAAGAAATTGTCACCGAAAACGATCAGCTTGTTGTCAATGACACGCCTGTTCCTGTTATCTGTGAAAAACCGGTGAAAAAGGCCCCTCAGATACTCTGTGTTGCTATGGAGGTCATTGAGTCAGTACCAATAGAGATCACAGAGACTTTGGAAGAGGAGGAACAACAAAGCAAAGGTTTGAAGAAAGCCAAGGAGGTAGAAGCAAGTGGAGAAATTGTCATTGAGGAAGAAGTAACAAAGATCATGGCAGAGAGTGAAGACCAGAAAACAACTAACATGTCAGAGGAGAACGACCAGAAAGATCTTGAGATCCACATGCCAGTCCAGGTGGTCCTGCACGCAGCAGAGGTGATTGAGGACCCACCAGTGGAAGTGGAAACTCTGGCAGGGTATGGTAACAGCAATGCAACAGCTGAGAATCCAACGAGACAAAACAAGCTCTCAGTTCTGTCAGAGGAACCTCAAGAGACAGCTGCTGCTCCCAGCAAAGACACAGAAGAGACGGAGAAGAAACAATCAGCAAAGTGTGCGCAAGTGATGGCGCAAGTGATCGAGGTGATTGAGGAGGCCGTGAAGGAGATTGAGCCTCTGTCCACAGAGCTCACAGCAGCATCATGA